Proteins from a genomic interval of Equus quagga isolate Etosha38 chromosome 13, UCLA_HA_Equagga_1.0, whole genome shotgun sequence:
- the UHMK1 gene encoding serine/threonine-protein kinase Kist — protein MAGSGCSWGAEPPRFLEAFGRLWQVQSRLGSGSSASVYRVRCCGTPGSPPGALKQFLPPGTTGAAASAAEYGFRKERAALEQLQGHRNIVTLYGVFTIHFSPNVPSRCLLLELLDVSVSELLLYSSHQGCSMWMIQHCARDVLEALAFLHHEGYVHADLKPRNILWSAENECFKLIDFGLSFKEGNQDVKYIQTDGYRAPEAELQNCLAQAGLQSDTECTSAVDLWSLGIILLEMFSGMKLKHTVRSQEWKANSSAIIDHIFASKAVVNAAIPAYHLRDLIKSMLHDDPSRRIPAEMALCSPFFSIPFAPHIEDLVMLPTPVLRLLNVLDDDYLENEEEYEDVVEDVKEECQKYGPVVSLLVPKENPGRGQVFVEYANAGDSKAAQKLLTGRMFDGKFVVATFYPLSAYKRGYLYQTLL, from the exons ATGGCGGGATCCGGCTGCTCGTGGGGCGCGGAGCCGCCGCGGTTTCTGGAAGCCTTCGGGCGGCTGTGGCAGGTACAGAGCCGCCTGGGGAGCGGCTCCTCGGCCTCGGTGTACCGGGTGCGCTGCTGCGGCACACCCGGCTCGCCCCCCGGCGCCCTCAAGCAGTTTTTACCGCCGGGAACCACCGGGGCTGCAGCGTCGGCCGCCGAGTATGGTTTCCGCAAAGAGAGGGCGGCGCTGGAGCAGTTGCAGGGTCACAGGAACATCG TGACTTTATATGGAGTCTTCACAATCCACTTCTCTCCAAATGTGCCATCACGCTGTCTGTTGCTTGAACTCCTGGATGTCAGTGTTTCGGAATTGCTTTTATATTCCAGTCACCAGGGTTGTTCCATGTGGATGATACAGCATTGTGCCAGAGATGTTCTGGAGGCCCTTGCTTTTCTTCATCATGAGGGTTATGTCCATGCAGACCTCAAACCACGTAACATATTGTGGAGTGCAGAGAATGAATGTTTTAAACTCATTGACTTTGGACTCAGCTTCAAAGAAGGCAATCAG GATGTAAAGTATATTCAGACAGACGGGTATCGGGCTCCGGAAGCAGAACTGCAGAATTGCTTGGCCCAGGCTGGCCTGCAGAGTGATACAGAGTGTACCTCAGCCGTTGATCTGTGGAGCCTAGGAATCATTTTACTGGAAATGTTCTCAGGAATGAAACTGAAACATACAGTCAGATCTCAGGAATGGAAG GCAAACAGTTCTGCTATTATTGATCACATATTTGCCAGTAAAGCAGTGGTGAATGCCGCAATTCCAGCCTATCACCTAAGAGACCTTATCAAAAG CATGCTTCATGATGATCCAAGCAGAAGAATTCCTGCTGAAATGGCATTGTGCAGCCCATTCTTTAGCATTCCTTTTG CCCCTCATATTGAAGATCTGGTGATGCTTCCAACTCCCGTGCTAAGACTGCTGAACGTGCTGGATGATGATTATCTTGAGAATGAAGAGGAATATGAAG ATGTTGTAGAAGATGTAAAAGAGGAGTGTCAAAAATATGGACCAGTGGTGTCTCTGCTTGTTCCCAAGGAAAATCCTGGCAGAGGACAA GTCTTTGTTGAATATGCAAATGCTGGTGATTCCAAAGCTGCTCAGAAATTACTAACTGGAAGGATGTTTGATGGGAAGTTTGTTGTGGCTACATTCTACCCGCTGAGTGCCTACAAGAGGGGATATCTGTATCAAACTTTGCTTTAA